The Spirochaetota bacterium genome contains a region encoding:
- a CDS encoding 4Fe-4S dicluster domain-containing protein, whose product MGRSRFLYDLIMCFFKPSRLWERISPFRKKDSARNASAHIIPVGRVLHAGKSVVLPVSIIETLIRASGTVGIMAECLCRRGNGCQGHPADLGCLILGDATRDLDLRLGRSVTAKEAMAHARVALRRGLYPMVVHNQFDAWLWGVDYHRMLNICFCCDCCCAVRYSVRLRRSEGFFQNIHRLPGLTVRATAECDGCGECVTGCMARAITLEDGNASIRLEECKGCGLCAEVCPRKAIVMEMEGDARAGGDILNIYRGRTGID is encoded by the coding sequence ATGGGACGATCCCGTTTTCTCTATGACCTCATCATGTGCTTCTTCAAACCCTCCCGCCTCTGGGAGCGCATCTCGCCTTTCCGAAAAAAAGATTCCGCGCGGAACGCCTCCGCCCACATCATCCCGGTGGGCCGCGTGCTCCACGCCGGCAAAAGCGTTGTTCTGCCGGTGTCCATCATCGAAACTCTCATCCGCGCCTCGGGCACCGTCGGCATCATGGCCGAGTGCCTGTGCCGGAGGGGCAACGGCTGCCAGGGCCATCCCGCCGATCTGGGTTGTCTCATCCTGGGCGACGCGACGCGCGACCTCGATTTGCGGCTCGGCCGCTCCGTCACCGCGAAGGAGGCCATGGCCCATGCGCGTGTGGCCCTGCGGCGCGGCCTGTATCCCATGGTGGTGCACAACCAGTTCGATGCATGGCTGTGGGGTGTCGACTACCACCGAATGCTGAATATCTGCTTCTGCTGCGACTGCTGCTGCGCGGTGCGCTATTCCGTTCGGCTGAGAAGGTCCGAGGGTTTTTTTCAAAATATTCACCGCCTTCCCGGACTTACGGTGCGGGCCACCGCGGAGTGCGACGGCTGCGGCGAGTGCGTGACCGGGTGCATGGCCCGGGCCATAACGCTCGAAGACGGTAACGCGTCCATTCGCCTTGAGGAGTGCAAGGGATGCGGCTTGTGCGCGGAAGTCTGTCCCCGGAAGGCTATTGTCATGGAGATGGAGGGAGATGCGCGCGCCGGGGGCGATATCCTGAACATCTACCGCGGAAGAACCGGAATCGACTGA
- a CDS encoding sialidase family protein, translating to MKTTAESSTARSWLIVFSVLLSVVSVALLCVLAVNSIWNDVNRFIGAMSGLRLNWVAVILGATGALLVNYIAQLWKTARAFRAKAPTRPALFQRIAALPVLLVWSAMVFALFMEAGDAVLVSQAEYLSLLLGPWLLVSIAAGLSFYLWRRHRRGEAGPGVFAAVAVSSLACVILAVALFLQGRAAESDSAPMTRPPQRFHDQVIFDGTRDPDYITFRIPGIVVTPAGVVLAYCEARESYSDWGKIDICMKRSRDGGDTWEERVTLYAGRDGTVNNPVMIAERGSETVHLLYNTNYNRAFYRKSLNAGATWSKTVELTPVFEAFRATYPWKVIAFGPGHGIQLSNRRLIAPVWLSPGGGSDGHHPQHSSTLYSDDGGATWHAGQMVSSLGEPGMGEPVAVELSDGSVMLNMRNEIFDSDRVYRAVSTSRDGARGWSRPVQNRGLPDAVCFGSLHRYDAHTILFSNVHSDLRVDWKLTFFKLRGAREPLGIRASFDDGKTWPVARIYRHREGGYSDIFVNRGVIHALYEQGWQKRNKYRTDCLRLARFNLAWVKEGR from the coding sequence ATGAAGACGACCGCCGAATCCTCGACCGCGAGATCCTGGCTCATCGTGTTCTCCGTTCTCCTGTCTGTCGTATCCGTTGCGCTGCTCTGCGTGCTTGCGGTCAACTCGATCTGGAATGACGTCAATCGCTTCATCGGTGCCATGAGCGGACTGCGATTGAACTGGGTCGCGGTCATACTCGGCGCAACCGGCGCGCTGCTCGTCAACTATATCGCGCAGCTGTGGAAAACCGCCCGCGCTTTTCGCGCGAAGGCCCCGACACGTCCGGCGCTTTTTCAGCGCATTGCCGCGCTTCCGGTGCTGCTCGTATGGAGCGCAATGGTGTTCGCCCTGTTCATGGAGGCGGGCGACGCTGTGCTCGTCTCTCAGGCCGAGTACCTTTCACTCCTGCTGGGACCCTGGCTTCTCGTTTCGATCGCGGCCGGTCTTTCGTTTTACCTTTGGAGACGGCATCGTCGCGGAGAAGCGGGCCCCGGGGTGTTCGCGGCGGTTGCCGTGTCGTCGCTCGCGTGCGTGATATTGGCGGTCGCCCTTTTCCTCCAGGGCAGGGCGGCCGAAAGCGATTCCGCGCCGATGACGCGTCCTCCGCAGCGCTTCCACGACCAGGTCATTTTCGATGGAACAAGGGACCCGGACTATATCACTTTCAGGATACCCGGCATCGTCGTAACGCCCGCCGGGGTGGTGCTGGCCTACTGCGAGGCGCGCGAGAGCTACAGCGACTGGGGAAAGATCGACATCTGCATGAAACGCAGCCGGGATGGCGGCGATACATGGGAGGAGCGGGTGACGCTCTACGCCGGCCGGGATGGTACGGTGAACAATCCCGTCATGATAGCGGAACGCGGCTCGGAGACCGTGCACTTGCTGTACAACACGAACTATAACCGCGCCTTCTACCGGAAGAGCCTAAACGCCGGGGCGACGTGGTCGAAAACCGTCGAACTCACTCCGGTGTTCGAGGCGTTTCGTGCGACATATCCCTGGAAGGTCATCGCCTTCGGTCCGGGGCACGGCATACAGCTATCGAACAGACGGCTGATCGCGCCGGTCTGGCTTTCGCCCGGCGGAGGGAGCGACGGCCACCATCCACAGCACTCCTCAACCCTGTACAGCGACGATGGCGGAGCGACCTGGCATGCGGGGCAGATGGTCTCATCGCTTGGGGAGCCCGGCATGGGCGAGCCGGTGGCGGTGGAGCTCTCGGACGGAAGCGTGATGCTCAACATGCGCAACGAGATATTCGATTCCGACCGCGTGTATCGCGCCGTATCCACCAGCCGCGACGGGGCGCGCGGCTGGTCGCGACCCGTGCAAAACAGAGGGCTGCCCGACGCGGTCTGTTTCGGCTCGCTGCATCGCTATGACGCGCACACCATCCTGTTTTCGAACGTGCACAGCGATTTGAGGGTGGATTGGAAGCTGACCTTTTTCAAACTGAGGGGGGCGCGGGAGCCGCTCGGCATCCGCGCGAGCTTCGATGACGGCAAAACCTGGCCCGTGGCGCGGATATATCGGCATAGGGAGGGCGGCTATTCCGATATTTTCGTGAATCGCGGCGTCATCCATGCTCTTTACGAGCAGGGGTGGCAAAAACGGAACAAGTACCGGACGGACTGCCTCAGGCTCGCCCGATTCAATCTGGCCTGGGTGAAGGAGGGAAGATAG
- a CDS encoding methyl-accepting chemotaxis protein, whose protein sequence is MGKTGTIADITKTGIVLANRIRMVIAVILILIIGGAAADNSMAINVTFFSGLFVFILFALINNALAKRDIRSMAFQYVTALIEISLPTLMKSAHMLAGRPHMMLNESTVFPAYMVFIALTLLQNKRSLTLVAGSAAVIEYAFLVCIGVFVLDLPVKAGDFQFGFIIIDDELGKIVLLVGFTLICNAILKNMSSFARRAMEQEDVAKKRAGFLEGVLASLGGMNLELSGVSATQRNVCSKLAGVSQDQAAMSEELSSIHEEQLASIESISLSMNDQSAETDRIRELVRSLQESQRAVLAESAELLRSIETIGGSSRKTGGSLADMNDTMRIISQGGEAIASFIGVINDITDRINLLSLNAAIEAARAGEHGRGFAVVADEIGKLALATSDNAKEISERVGRIGADIGKGVQLVQTTLDAIGEVLALIEKSGGNIESVREAMRRQDEYIGAAGAQSKKLDRLSKSILTSTGEQQSSMEESALSIQKIAELAQNIAAHNQEILDTADVIGTRAAEMKKLMDDILHDEN, encoded by the coding sequence ATGGGAAAGACCGGAACCATCGCCGACATTACCAAAACCGGCATAGTGCTGGCGAATCGCATTCGGATGGTCATCGCCGTGATTCTCATCCTCATCATCGGCGGTGCCGCCGCCGATAACTCGATGGCCATAAACGTCACGTTTTTTTCAGGTCTGTTCGTCTTCATTCTATTTGCGCTTATAAACAACGCGCTCGCGAAGAGGGACATCCGAAGTATGGCGTTCCAGTACGTCACCGCGCTGATCGAGATCAGTCTTCCCACCCTGATGAAATCAGCGCACATGCTCGCCGGCAGACCCCATATGATGCTAAACGAGTCCACGGTCTTCCCCGCATACATGGTGTTCATCGCTCTGACGCTCCTCCAGAACAAAAGGTCGCTGACGCTGGTTGCCGGGTCTGCGGCCGTCATTGAATATGCGTTCCTGGTTTGCATCGGGGTATTCGTACTCGACCTTCCGGTGAAGGCCGGCGATTTCCAATTCGGGTTCATCATCATCGATGACGAACTGGGAAAAATCGTTCTCCTGGTCGGCTTCACCCTGATCTGCAATGCCATACTTAAAAACATGTCGTCTTTCGCCCGGCGTGCGATGGAGCAGGAGGATGTGGCGAAAAAAAGGGCTGGCTTCCTCGAGGGGGTCCTCGCGAGCCTCGGGGGGATGAACCTGGAGCTCTCGGGCGTAAGCGCCACGCAGCGGAACGTCTGCTCGAAGCTCGCCGGGGTATCGCAGGATCAGGCGGCCATGAGCGAGGAGTTGTCGTCGATCCACGAGGAACAGCTCGCCTCGATCGAATCCATTTCGCTGTCAATGAACGACCAGAGCGCCGAGACGGACCGCATCCGCGAACTGGTGCGTTCGCTGCAGGAGAGCCAGCGCGCAGTCCTGGCCGAGAGCGCCGAACTCCTTCGGAGCATCGAGACGATCGGCGGATCATCGCGGAAGACCGGCGGCAGTCTCGCCGACATGAACGATACGATGCGCATCATCAGCCAGGGGGGCGAGGCTATAGCCTCATTCATTGGCGTCATCAACGATATCACCGACCGCATCAACCTCCTCTCCCTGAACGCGGCGATCGAGGCGGCCCGCGCGGGCGAGCACGGCAGAGGATTCGCCGTGGTCGCCGACGAGATCGGGAAGCTCGCCCTCGCGACATCAGATAACGCGAAGGAGATCTCCGAAAGGGTGGGTCGGATCGGCGCCGATATCGGGAAGGGCGTGCAGCTTGTACAGACCACCCTCGACGCCATCGGCGAGGTGCTTGCCCTTATCGAAAAAAGCGGCGGCAACATCGAGAGCGTACGCGAAGCCATGCGGAGGCAGGACGAATACATCGGCGCCGCGGGGGCGCAATCCAAGAAACTCGACCGCCTGTCGAAGTCCATCCTCACCTCGACGGGGGAACAGCAGTCCTCGATGGAAGAGAGCGCCCTTTCGATCCAGAAGATCGCGGAGCTCGCGCAGAATATCGCCGCGCACAACCAGGAGATACTGGACACGGCGGACGTCATCGGCACCAGGGCCGCGGAGATGAAAAAGTTGATGGACGACATTCTCCACGATGAGAATTAG
- a CDS encoding nucleotidyltransferase family protein translates to MNPEITEKLKSAKRRLAERYGVSRLGVFGSYARGEEHGGSDVDILIEFKKTPDLFEFFEIEEFLEDALGAKIDLVREQALKHRIKSRVLAEVVYI, encoded by the coding sequence ATGAACCCTGAAATAACCGAAAAGCTAAAAAGCGCGAAACGCCGGCTTGCCGAGCGCTATGGTGTTTCGCGGCTGGGCGTGTTTGGTTCGTACGCGAGAGGGGAGGAGCATGGCGGAAGCGATGTGGATATTCTGATCGAATTCAAGAAAACCCCCGATCTGTTTGAATTCTTCGAGATTGAGGAATTCCTTGAAGACGCCCTGGGCGCGAAGATCGACCTGGTGCGCGAGCAGGCTCTGAAACACCGGATAAAATCCCGGGTGTTGGCCGAGGTTGTCTATATATGA
- a CDS encoding DUF86 domain-containing protein: MKRSTDMLLDDILGSMESIFAFINGYNSEEFQRDDKTLSAVIRKLEIIGEAAKNIPPDIVDASPDIPWTCMAKMRDGLIHGYFGVGAESVRETVHGRLPSS, from the coding sequence ATGAAACGTTCGACAGATATGCTCCTTGATGATATACTGGGTTCGATGGAGAGTATTTTCGCGTTCATCAACGGGTACAATTCGGAAGAATTCCAAAGGGATGATAAAACGCTGAGCGCGGTGATACGAAAGCTGGAAATCATAGGCGAAGCGGCGAAGAATATTCCACCTGATATTGTGGATGCGAGCCCCGATATACCTTGGACCTGCATGGCGAAGATGCGGGATGGGCTGATCCACGGCTATTTTGGTGTCGGCGCGGAAAGTGTCCGGGAGACCGTCCACGGGCGTCTTCCGAGCTCTTGA
- a CDS encoding multidrug efflux SMR transporter produces the protein MDWLFLVIAGVFEIGWPLGLKISQAPANRVPGIVLAVVAMTASGVFLWLAQKTIPMGTAYAVWTGIGAAGTFIVGVIVFKDSADILRILSVLLIIAGVVGLKLAHR, from the coding sequence ATGGACTGGTTGTTCCTCGTCATAGCCGGAGTTTTCGAGATAGGCTGGCCGTTGGGACTCAAGATATCGCAGGCCCCGGCGAACAGGGTCCCCGGTATCGTTTTGGCGGTGGTCGCGATGACTGCAAGCGGCGTGTTCCTCTGGCTTGCGCAGAAGACTATCCCCATGGGGACCGCCTACGCGGTCTGGACGGGGATCGGCGCGGCGGGGACGTTCATCGTCGGCGTCATCGTCTTCAAAGATTCCGCCGATATTCTCAGAATACTTTCCGTGCTCCTCATCATCGCCGGGGTGGTAGGGCTGAAGCTCGCGCACCGGTGA
- a CDS encoding Ldh family oxidoreductase → MDRNTVWIDFETVERFMIDVLEGVGVPVADAKIVAEVLITADKLGFDSHGMNRLKPIYYDRIKAGILNPVTKIEIVREAPAIAVIDGHDGMGHVIAKRAMRMAMDKAKTYGIGMTAVRNSSHYGIAGYYALMAVRENMIGITGTNARPSIAPTFGVENMLGTNPITFGIPTDEDFPFLLDCATSISQRGKIEVYARQGRDVPAGWVIDLDGNARTDTVKILEDLTKGTAALTPLGGIGEEGGGYKGYGYATVVEILCSALQGGGFMKMLTGMRDGKKAPYSLGHYFIAINVDAFIEPADFKKTAGDILRELRASKKMPGHGRIYTAGEKEHIAWMERREMGVPVGPDLLKEMQQLIDELKLKGYELPL, encoded by the coding sequence ATGGACAGGAATACCGTGTGGATCGATTTCGAGACTGTCGAGCGCTTCATGATCGACGTGCTCGAGGGGGTCGGCGTTCCCGTTGCGGACGCCAAAATCGTCGCGGAAGTGCTCATAACCGCCGACAAGCTCGGCTTCGATTCGCACGGCATGAACCGTCTCAAGCCCATCTATTACGACCGCATTAAAGCGGGCATCCTGAATCCGGTTACAAAGATCGAGATTGTGCGGGAAGCCCCCGCCATCGCGGTGATAGACGGGCACGACGGCATGGGCCACGTCATCGCTAAAAGAGCGATGCGGATGGCGATGGACAAGGCGAAGACCTACGGTATCGGCATGACGGCGGTGCGCAACTCGTCGCATTACGGCATCGCCGGCTACTATGCGCTCATGGCCGTACGCGAGAACATGATCGGCATCACCGGCACCAACGCGCGGCCCTCGATCGCCCCGACCTTCGGCGTGGAGAACATGCTTGGCACCAACCCCATCACCTTCGGCATCCCCACCGACGAGGACTTCCCCTTCCTCCTCGACTGCGCGACCTCCATAAGCCAGCGCGGCAAGATCGAGGTCTACGCCCGCCAGGGCAGGGACGTGCCCGCCGGATGGGTCATCGACCTGGACGGGAACGCCCGCACCGATACGGTGAAGATTCTCGAGGACCTCACGAAGGGCACGGCGGCGCTCACGCCGCTGGGAGGCATCGGCGAGGAGGGGGGCGGATATAAGGGCTACGGCTACGCCACCGTGGTGGAGATACTCTGCTCGGCGCTCCAGGGCGGCGGCTTCATGAAGATGCTCACCGGAATGCGCGACGGCAAAAAGGCCCCCTACAGCCTGGGGCATTATTTCATCGCGATCAATGTCGACGCCTTTATCGAACCGGCCGACTTTAAAAAGACCGCGGGCGACATTCTGCGCGAGCTGCGCGCGTCGAAGAAGATGCCGGGACACGGCCGCATCTACACCGCCGGAGAGAAGGAGCACATCGCCTGGATGGAGCGCAGGGAGATGGGAGTGCCGGTAGGCCCGGACTTATTGAAGGAGATGCAGCAGTTGATCGACGAGCTGAAGCTTAAAGGCTACGAATTGCCGCTGTGA
- a CDS encoding thioredoxin fold domain-containing protein — translation MRIRLFLVSMLAVVVFPGCGGQSAPKGAVQWKSYEEGMKIVRSEKKPAVVDFYAAWCHWCVVMEKDTFANANVIRMLADDFVPIKIDMESTKSIPVDGRNLKPADFAAMMGVRGLPTIVFVDKNGGLITQIPGYIKADTFLPLLSYIKSECYLQQISFKDYLEKKTDCGVK, via the coding sequence ATGCGCATTCGTTTGTTTTTAGTCAGCATGCTTGCCGTGGTGGTTTTTCCCGGGTGCGGCGGACAGAGCGCCCCGAAGGGCGCCGTGCAATGGAAGAGCTATGAGGAGGGGATGAAGATCGTGCGGAGCGAGAAAAAGCCCGCGGTGGTCGATTTCTACGCCGCGTGGTGCCACTGGTGCGTCGTAATGGAGAAGGACACCTTCGCCAACGCGAATGTGATCCGCATGCTCGCCGATGATTTCGTGCCGATCAAGATCGACATGGAGTCGACGAAGTCGATTCCGGTGGATGGGCGAAATCTGAAACCGGCCGATTTCGCCGCAATGATGGGAGTGAGGGGGCTTCCCACCATCGTTTTCGTCGACAAAAACGGCGGGCTTATTACGCAGATCCCCGGGTATATAAAGGCCGATACCTTTCTTCCGCTTCTTTCCTATATAAAAAGCGAGTGTTATCTTCAGCAGATAAGCTTCAAGGATTATCTCGAGAAGAAGACCGACTGCGGCGTAAAGTAG
- a CDS encoding hemolysin III family protein, with protein MSIRQPFSSISHFAGAVAALAGTVVLAVVARHDTGTLAAALVYGVSATLLFTASGVYHAARSGENGRSAFRKLDHSAIYAMIAGTYTPVAFAYLSRTWAWSIVAVQWGLVAAGIAITLLWITRPRGVTVAIYVAMGWVAIVAVKELLNAMPARALVLLLAGGLAYMAGAIIYAIKKPDPLPGRFGFHEVFHVFILLGAGFHYFLVFDAVGGS; from the coding sequence ATGAGCATTCGCCAACCATTTTCTTCGATATCTCATTTTGCGGGCGCGGTTGCGGCCCTGGCGGGAACCGTTGTCCTCGCCGTCGTTGCGCGGCACGACACCGGGACACTCGCCGCGGCGCTCGTTTACGGCGTCTCGGCCACGCTGCTTTTCACCGCAAGCGGCGTCTATCACGCGGCCAGGAGCGGAGAGAACGGGAGATCGGCGTTTCGGAAACTCGACCATTCGGCCATCTACGCAATGATCGCCGGCACCTATACGCCCGTGGCATTCGCGTACCTCTCGCGGACATGGGCATGGAGCATCGTCGCCGTGCAGTGGGGCCTGGTAGCCGCCGGCATCGCCATAACGCTCCTATGGATCACGCGGCCGCGCGGCGTCACCGTCGCCATCTACGTCGCCATGGGATGGGTCGCCATAGTGGCGGTGAAGGAGCTGTTAAACGCGATGCCCGCCCGGGCCCTCGTCCTTCTGCTCGCCGGGGGACTGGCGTACATGGCGGGAGCGATAATCTACGCGATTAAAAAACCCGACCCACTTCCGGGGAGGTTCGGGTTCCACGAGGTATTCCATGTCTTCATACTGCTGGGTGCCGGCTTTCACTACTTCCTGGTATTCGACGCCGTGGGAGGGAGCTGA
- the larA gene encoding nickel-dependent lactate racemase produces the protein MQVKLPWGGETLKINVPDTWTIHYPKAEGKQEKAPADELKLVKAALANPVKSTPIEKMKLGGKKIVIVVDDNTRPTPADRFFHLVLAALTKAGASMKNVLLIPALGIHTPMTGEEMARKVGPKNLTKIKWENHDAFDKDKNHHFGETRRKTPVWLNGHLADADLIISIGMVEPHLWAGFGGGLKNILPGVAYFETIGIHHSIIAEPPYIFNRVGMMPGKNSFRQDLEEIQGLIKAPVFCLNVSIDHTKKITAAFAGDPVACHREGVAFNNRTSGLVCDRKMDAIIVNSYPMDINFKQGMKCVGNSLPALKPGGAVIAFMVAERGADDIKVPEDSKPLWLVKTILRTIGPSRVMGFLEKVKKGLNVEEKFLMYYSMQLMRQYDLFFHVPTLGDDEIKKFGFFVHARDPQAIVDIAAKKIGRRAHVAVFPEGGATFPIVRE, from the coding sequence ATGCAAGTCAAACTCCCCTGGGGCGGCGAAACACTCAAGATCAACGTACCCGACACCTGGACCATCCATTATCCGAAGGCCGAGGGAAAACAGGAGAAGGCGCCGGCCGACGAGCTCAAACTCGTAAAGGCCGCGCTCGCCAACCCGGTGAAATCGACGCCCATCGAGAAGATGAAGCTCGGGGGTAAAAAAATAGTCATCGTGGTTGATGACAACACCCGGCCGACACCGGCCGATCGGTTCTTCCATCTGGTCCTGGCGGCCCTCACGAAGGCGGGCGCATCGATGAAGAACGTCCTCCTGATTCCGGCGCTCGGAATTCACACCCCGATGACCGGGGAGGAGATGGCCCGGAAGGTGGGACCGAAGAACCTGACGAAAATAAAATGGGAGAACCACGACGCGTTCGACAAGGATAAAAACCACCACTTCGGAGAGACTCGCCGTAAAACGCCGGTCTGGCTGAACGGACACCTCGCCGATGCCGACCTCATCATCTCGATCGGCATGGTCGAGCCGCACCTGTGGGCGGGTTTCGGCGGCGGCCTCAAGAACATCCTGCCGGGCGTCGCCTATTTCGAGACGATCGGCATTCATCACTCCATCATCGCCGAACCGCCATATATCTTCAACCGCGTCGGCATGATGCCCGGGAAGAACTCCTTTCGCCAGGACCTGGAGGAGATACAGGGGCTCATAAAGGCGCCCGTTTTCTGCCTGAACGTGTCAATCGACCACACAAAAAAAATCACCGCCGCCTTCGCCGGCGACCCCGTCGCCTGCCACCGCGAGGGCGTGGCCTTCAACAACCGCACCAGCGGCCTCGTCTGCGATCGAAAGATGGACGCCATCATCGTCAACTCCTACCCCATGGACATCAACTTCAAGCAGGGGATGAAGTGCGTGGGGAATTCACTCCCGGCGCTGAAGCCCGGCGGCGCGGTAATCGCCTTCATGGTTGCCGAGCGAGGAGCCGACGACATCAAGGTGCCCGAGGACTCCAAGCCACTGTGGCTCGTGAAGACGATACTGCGGACCATCGGCCCCTCGCGAGTGATGGGCTTCCTCGAAAAGGTGAAAAAGGGCCTCAACGTGGAGGAGAAATTCCTCATGTATTACTCCATGCAGCTCATGCGCCAGTACGACCTCTTCTTCCATGTGCCGACCCTTGGCGACGATGAGATCAAAAAATTCGGCTTTTTCGTTCACGCGCGCGATCCGCAGGCGATCGTCGACATCGCGGCGAAGAAGATCGGACGGCGCGCGCACGTGGCCGTTTTCCCGGAGGGCGGCGCGACCTTCCCGATCGTCCGCGAATGA
- a CDS encoding peptidoglycan DD-metalloendopeptidase family protein, which produces MKRTFPFLCAFLALSIQSVSAQDFYDSQRKGNRDMVKRQYAADLEKKEAILRKMREFIGEINGRLKQGSSTKIDVPIDIESVSDIKTTDLIHTSKKVPPREYAYLLDDVAYHEEGKSGSAALGRCAFGEKVELLLQSEEMETVDRVRGPWLLARRAGGEEGWVFSGYLSKDRPGKRIKKETAPPPVVEAPVEKKSAGAFYAYVAAADVLMRASGSSSGSVTGRFDFAERLEVLEQSNQTETIGGKTRPWFRVGRLDGSEGWIFGGFLQKKVPERPAAGDAATGEDAPALTTGSREFAVPTTGKVSSRFGHRVHPVTKKSQSFHSGIDIFAPRGTRVNATADGVVKTASYKNNGYGNLIILEHEKELSSYYAHLEEILVSPGQLVRKGDLIGTVDSTGMSTGNHLHFEVRRGGKAMDPDEFLR; this is translated from the coding sequence ATGAAGAGAACATTTCCCTTCCTGTGTGCGTTCCTTGCGCTTTCGATCCAGTCCGTGTCCGCGCAGGACTTTTACGACAGCCAGCGCAAGGGCAACCGGGACATGGTCAAGCGGCAATACGCCGCCGACCTCGAGAAGAAGGAGGCCATCCTCCGCAAGATGCGCGAGTTTATCGGCGAGATAAACGGACGTCTGAAGCAGGGGAGTTCCACGAAGATCGACGTTCCGATCGATATCGAGTCGGTGAGCGACATCAAGACGACCGACCTTATCCACACATCGAAGAAAGTGCCGCCCAGGGAATATGCGTATCTCCTCGACGATGTCGCGTATCACGAGGAAGGCAAAAGCGGGAGCGCGGCGCTGGGAAGGTGCGCTTTCGGGGAGAAGGTGGAGCTGCTGCTGCAGTCCGAGGAGATGGAAACCGTGGACCGCGTGCGCGGCCCCTGGCTTCTGGCGCGCCGCGCGGGCGGCGAGGAGGGCTGGGTTTTTTCGGGATATCTTTCAAAAGACAGGCCGGGCAAAAGGATTAAAAAAGAGACCGCCCCGCCGCCCGTCGTCGAGGCGCCGGTAGAGAAGAAAAGCGCCGGCGCCTTCTACGCTTACGTCGCCGCCGCCGACGTTCTCATGCGTGCGTCGGGCTCGAGCTCCGGAAGCGTGACGGGAAGGTTCGATTTCGCCGAGCGCCTGGAGGTACTCGAGCAGTCGAACCAGACGGAGACCATCGGCGGCAAGACGCGGCCGTGGTTCCGGGTCGGACGGCTGGACGGCTCCGAGGGCTGGATATTCGGCGGTTTCCTCCAGAAGAAGGTGCCCGAGCGGCCGGCCGCCGGGGACGCCGCGACGGGAGAGGACGCTCCCGCCCTGACGACGGGTTCCCGGGAATTCGCCGTGCCGACAACGGGGAAGGTGTCGAGCAGGTTCGGTCACCGGGTACATCCGGTGACGAAAAAATCCCAGAGCTTTCACAGCGGCATCGACATCTTCGCGCCCAGGGGCACCAGGGTCAACGCCACCGCCGACGGGGTGGTGAAGACGGCCTCGTACAAGAATAACGGATACGGCAATCTTATCATACTCGAGCACGAAAAGGAGCTGTCGTCGTACTACGCGCATCTCGAGGAGATACTCGTTTCGCCGGGACAGCTCGTGAGGAAGGGCGACCTCATCGGAACGGTCGACTCCACCGGCATGTCGACCGGCAACCACCTGCATTTCGAGGTGCGGCGCGGCGGGAAGGCGATGGACCCCGACGAGTTTCTGCGCTGA